A single Candidatus Obscuribacterales bacterium DNA region contains:
- a CDS encoding response regulator codes for MDIVIPGIDDISQQLQQVEQAKKPKMLVVDDEPDNLDLLYRTFRRQFNVLKAESGGAALDILAQEGEVAVIISDQRMPEMKGTEFLSKTVVQFPNTMRIILTGFTDVEDLVEAINSGQVYKYITKPWDPSELKTVVQRAVESYELQKQRSDDLKRAQAQTHLLSAIVRVTQRSVDHQARLDAIVEALCSSFSADRCILRMVQDAALTEVYSSNQPGAADWLQQDPLAQQAIAQQVIRGVIQVSQDPGLSQLDYYAQEGIQSHVVIPIIFQEAVMAVISLQWINLCPLRPEELQLLYLSAQQIGLAISCTCR; via the coding sequence ATGGACATTGTGATCCCTGGAATTGACGACATTAGCCAACAACTGCAACAGGTTGAACAAGCCAAAAAGCCAAAAATGCTGGTGGTGGATGATGAGCCGGACAACTTAGATTTGCTCTACCGCACCTTTCGCCGTCAATTCAATGTGCTGAAGGCAGAAAGTGGTGGCGCTGCCCTAGACATTTTGGCCCAGGAGGGCGAAGTGGCGGTGATTATTTCCGACCAGCGGATGCCGGAAATGAAAGGGACGGAGTTCCTCAGCAAAACCGTGGTGCAGTTTCCCAACACCATGCGGATTATCCTCACCGGCTTTACGGATGTGGAAGACTTGGTGGAGGCGATTAACTCTGGGCAGGTTTACAAATATATCACCAAGCCCTGGGATCCATCGGAGTTGAAAACGGTGGTGCAGCGGGCGGTGGAAAGCTACGAATTACAAAAGCAGCGATCAGATGACCTGAAGCGAGCTCAGGCCCAAACCCATCTCCTCAGTGCTATTGTGCGGGTGACCCAGCGATCGGTGGATCATCAGGCGCGACTTGACGCCATTGTGGAGGCTTTGTGCAGCAGCTTTTCCGCCGATCGCTGCATCTTACGGATGGTGCAGGATGCTGCTTTGACAGAGGTGTACAGCAGCAATCAGCCGGGAGCTGCCGATTGGCTGCAGCAGGATCCCCTAGCCCAACAAGCGATCGCTCAGCAGGTAATTCGTGGCGTCATTCAAGTGAGCCAAGATCCAGGTCTATCCCAGCTCGATTACTATGCTCAGGAAGGGATTCAGTCCCATGTGGTGATTCCCATTATTTTCCAAGAAGCAGTGATGGCGGTGATTTCGCTACAGTGGATCAACCTTTGTCCGCTCCGTCCTGAGGAACTGCAGTTGCTCTATCTCTCCGCCCAGCAAATTGGTCTAGCGATTTCCTGCACCTGCCGCTAG
- the ubiE gene encoding bifunctional demethylmenaquinone methyltransferase/2-methoxy-6-polyprenyl-1,4-benzoquinol methylase UbiE → MRSPVAPDGVQALFNRIAPVYDQLNDGLSLGLHRVWKLMAVQWSGATLGATCLDVCCGSGDVTQLLAQQVGPSGHVFGVDFAASQLAIAQQRNDQRRSPLPITWVEGDALHLPFDDSTFDAATMSYGLRNVASIPDSLQELHRVLKPGATVAILDFHRPSSDLMRQFQHWYLATVVVPMAKDLGMEDEYAYLAPSIDRFPVGAEQRAIAYQVGFRQAIHYAIAGGLMGVLVATR, encoded by the coding sequence ATGAGGTCTCCGGTGGCTCCCGACGGCGTCCAGGCATTGTTTAACCGGATTGCTCCCGTCTACGATCAGTTAAATGATGGTCTAAGTCTAGGCCTACATCGGGTCTGGAAGCTGATGGCCGTTCAATGGAGCGGGGCAACGCTAGGTGCAACCTGTCTTGATGTATGTTGCGGCAGTGGCGATGTCACCCAGCTTTTAGCCCAGCAGGTGGGCCCCAGCGGTCATGTATTTGGGGTTGATTTTGCTGCCTCTCAATTAGCGATCGCCCAACAGCGCAACGATCAGCGGCGATCGCCCTTACCGATTACCTGGGTGGAAGGCGATGCGCTCCATCTGCCCTTTGACGACAGCACCTTTGATGCAGCCACCATGAGCTATGGGCTACGCAACGTCGCTTCTATTCCCGATAGTTTACAGGAACTGCACCGCGTTCTGAAGCCCGGCGCAACGGTGGCTATCCTAGATTTCCATCGTCCTAGCAGTGACCTCATGCGGCAGTTCCAACACTGGTACTTGGCCACCGTGGTGGTACCCATGGCCAAAGATTTAGGCATGGAAGATGAGTATGCCTACTTAGCCCCCAGCATCGATCGCTTTCCCGTGGGAGCAGAGCAGCGGGCGATCGCTTACCAGGTTGGCTTTCGTCAGGCGATCCATTACGCGATCGCTGGCGGATTGATGGGTGTCTTGGTCGCAACTCGGTGA
- a CDS encoding DUF445 family protein has translation MDASTLLLIAAPPVVGGIIGYFTNDLAIKMLFRPYRPLYIAGRRLPFTPGLIPSNQERLAKRIADTIMGSLLTPAELQNLARRLLQTERMQSAILWLLRLALEQLQARDDRGTSKIVANILRDLLGRSLLRLVRVWARQEDFLAPQLNQIFDQVLLEFQLSDMQADQLSDWLLNVVLPPDVLRVTLIDFLTDRNIQVIDEGFREKTSGTYWVVANLFGLRNTLTRLRTYCLDEKEATNTRITELIQALGIKGRLTEWLQNLSMQNLPVSTVRRLRSTMRETVRDYVSNRGADLLEGLGESVDWDSTADLLLNRLQTSDAVYKSLEPVSQELALVLEQYLERDLENIVAQAIPILDIDQVIIDRVRATSPRDLELAIQGIVRNELQAIVNLGGILGFTIGLFQAVILYFRG, from the coding sequence TTGGACGCTTCCACCCTACTGCTGATTGCCGCACCTCCCGTTGTGGGGGGCATCATTGGCTATTTCACCAATGATCTAGCCATCAAAATGCTGTTTCGTCCCTATCGTCCCCTCTACATCGCCGGACGACGATTGCCCTTTACCCCAGGCTTGATTCCCAGCAACCAAGAACGGCTAGCCAAGCGGATCGCCGATACCATTATGGGGTCGTTGCTGACGCCAGCAGAGCTGCAAAACCTAGCGCGGCGCTTATTGCAAACGGAGCGGATGCAGTCGGCCATTCTCTGGCTGCTGCGGCTGGCCCTAGAACAGCTCCAGGCCCGAGATGATCGGGGTACTAGCAAAATTGTCGCCAATATCCTGCGGGATTTATTGGGGCGATCGCTCCTGCGCTTGGTGCGAGTTTGGGCCAGACAGGAAGACTTCCTAGCCCCGCAGCTCAACCAGATTTTTGACCAAGTGTTGCTAGAGTTTCAGCTCTCCGACATGCAGGCAGACCAACTGTCCGACTGGCTGCTGAACGTGGTGCTGCCCCCGGATGTTCTGCGAGTGACCCTGATCGACTTCCTCACCGATCGCAACATTCAGGTGATCGACGAAGGCTTTCGCGAAAAAACCAGCGGTACTTACTGGGTGGTCGCCAATCTATTTGGTCTACGCAATACCCTCACCCGCCTACGTACCTACTGCCTCGATGAAAAAGAGGCCACCAATACCCGCATCACCGAGCTCATTCAGGCCTTAGGCATTAAAGGGCGGTTGACCGAGTGGCTGCAAAACCTCTCCATGCAAAACCTGCCAGTTTCCACGGTGCGCAGACTGCGCAGCACCATGCGCGAGACGGTGCGCGACTATGTGAGCAATCGGGGTGCCGATCTCTTGGAAGGTCTGGGCGAGTCGGTCGATTGGGATAGCACCGCCGACCTACTGCTCAATCGCTTGCAAACCTCCGATGCCGTCTATAAGTCCCTAGAACCCGTGAGCCAAGAACTGGCGCTGGTGCTAGAGCAATATCTAGAACGCGATTTAGAAAACATTGTGGCCCAGGCTATTCCCATTCTTGATATCGACCAAGTGATCATCGATCGGGTGCGCGCTACCTCCCCGCGAGACTTGGAACTTGCCATTCAAGGCATTGTCCGCAATGAACTGCAAGCGATCGTCAACCTAGGCGGGATCCTCGGTTTCACCATCGGTCTCTTCCAAGCGGTGATCCTCTATTTCCGTGGATGA
- a CDS encoding Ycf66 family protein: protein MFAYGLAILVGLGSLTFYMAAFFIPEVHRRQDIAWSGVGMFYALALWIYGDRLQGGLLVGQTASVVLLLWLGWQLLILRRQTTPLEQQTDLPDGAAVIPGLERQPAASARQPTRQTSKQSSKPSSEQSAKQSAQKTTPVTTTPSAQPAPSASPAAPVADTSTTDTPPAATHVAPGDPTTVESAAVPIAAAAIAPAPAAPPEAIPPTPSAATPSPSSEAIPSKPAPSPSQPIQAEPIQPNATPSEPTPSKSTQAPKPETATSPSPSSEKPDAKASQIESRPEASPAPASQPRAPQANQRPPQRSNSTPPPSRPSSPARPPQPTPQAARKPDPSATKAAETPQPTPQSQAPAPAPQPQKAPGPMGRLKNLFRRPAPAKSSAKASSSVGEIEELEEGWDDWNEAPPSPAPTSDRRDPSRAPTGDRPPKVLQAELISQKDDVSLPSPYEEESSI, encoded by the coding sequence ATGTTTGCGTATGGTTTAGCGATACTAGTGGGTTTGGGAAGCCTGACATTTTACATGGCGGCCTTTTTCATCCCAGAAGTGCATCGCCGTCAAGATATAGCTTGGAGCGGCGTCGGCATGTTCTATGCCTTGGCGCTGTGGATTTATGGCGATCGCCTCCAGGGTGGCCTACTAGTGGGGCAAACAGCCAGCGTGGTGCTCTTGCTCTGGCTGGGGTGGCAATTGCTGATCCTGCGCCGACAAACCACCCCCCTTGAGCAACAAACCGACTTGCCAGACGGCGCTGCCGTGATTCCAGGATTGGAGCGCCAACCTGCAGCATCAGCTCGGCAACCGACTCGCCAGACCAGCAAGCAGTCCAGTAAGCCATCCAGCGAGCAGTCCGCTAAGCAGTCTGCCCAAAAGACTACACCAGTCACAACTACCCCATCGGCTCAACCGGCCCCGTCAGCCAGTCCAGCCGCGCCAGTTGCCGATACCTCGACCACCGACACTCCTCCCGCAGCAACCCATGTTGCCCCTGGTGACCCCACCACCGTCGAGTCTGCCGCTGTGCCAATCGCTGCGGCAGCGATCGCCCCTGCCCCTGCCGCCCCACCAGAGGCTATCCCTCCCACTCCATCAGCGGCCACCCCATCGCCCTCATCAGAAGCTATTCCATCAAAACCAGCCCCATCACCATCACAACCTATCCAGGCGGAACCTATTCAGCCAAACGCTACCCCATCCGAACCGACGCCATCAAAATCGACCCAAGCTCCCAAACCAGAGACAGCCACCAGTCCATCCCCCAGCTCTGAAAAACCAGATGCGAAGGCTTCCCAGATCGAATCCCGTCCCGAAGCATCCCCAGCACCAGCTTCCCAGCCGCGAGCGCCCCAGGCGAACCAACGCCCACCTCAGCGATCCAACTCAACTCCCCCACCCTCTCGTCCCTCCAGCCCAGCCAGACCACCTCAGCCGACACCCCAAGCTGCCCGCAAACCCGACCCGTCTGCTACTAAAGCTGCGGAAACGCCTCAACCAACGCCCCAGTCCCAAGCACCTGCTCCAGCACCTCAGCCCCAAAAAGCACCGGGGCCCATGGGTCGCCTGAAAAACCTATTTCGGCGTCCCGCACCAGCAAAATCATCTGCTAAGGCGTCTTCATCCGTTGGGGAGATTGAGGAACTCGAAGAAGGTTGGGATGATTGGAACGAAGCACCACCCTCACCAGCACCCACCAGCGATCGCCGGGATCCATCCCGTGCGCCCACAGGCGATCGCCCCCCGAAGGTCTTGCAAGCTGAACTAATTTCCCAGAAAGACGACGTTTCCTTACCTTCACCCTACGAGGAAGAATCCAGTATTTGA
- the mscL gene encoding large conductance mechanosensitive channel protein MscL, whose translation MSIRRGRQATSGFFSDFRDFIMRGNVIDLAVAVIIGGAFGNVINSLVADILTPAILNPAMQAAGVDKLADLSAAGIQYGLFLAAIINFVVIAFCMFLVVRSFTAMKNRVKRAEEVEAAEAPPDPAIVAQERLTQAIERLTSVMERPQ comes from the coding sequence ATGAGCATTCGGCGTGGACGACAGGCCACTAGTGGCTTTTTCTCAGATTTTCGCGATTTCATCATGCGGGGCAACGTCATCGATCTCGCTGTAGCGGTGATCATTGGCGGTGCCTTCGGCAATGTGATTAATTCCCTCGTAGCAGACATTTTGACGCCTGCTATTCTCAATCCAGCCATGCAAGCAGCAGGCGTAGATAAACTAGCAGACCTGAGTGCAGCAGGTATTCAGTATGGTCTGTTCCTAGCAGCCATCATTAACTTTGTGGTCATTGCCTTCTGTATGTTCTTGGTGGTGCGATCGTTTACGGCGATGAAAAATCGCGTGAAGCGAGCGGAAGAGGTTGAAGCAGCAGAAGCCCCACCAGATCCTGCCATCGTAGCCCAAGAACGTCTAACCCAGGCAATTGAACGATTAACCAGCGTCATGGAACGCCCCCAGTAG
- a CDS encoding molybdenum cofactor biosynthesis protein MoaE encodes MDISRSQLLQAPTLEGDHVAITFAPLSLDEVYGLADDGANGAIVVMSGMVRNQTEGRPVVALEYQAYEPMAIRVFQQIAADIRQRWPVTHSVIYHRTGRLAVGDISVLVAVGSPHRSEAFAACQYAIDTLKHNAPIWKKEHWADGSSSWVSIGACEQGDGVC; translated from the coding sequence ATGGATATATCTCGATCTCAACTACTTCAAGCTCCCACCCTGGAGGGTGATCACGTTGCGATCACCTTTGCGCCGCTGTCCCTAGATGAGGTCTACGGCTTAGCCGATGATGGAGCCAATGGGGCGATTGTGGTGATGAGCGGCATGGTGCGCAATCAAACTGAGGGACGTCCAGTGGTGGCGCTGGAATACCAAGCTTATGAGCCGATGGCTATTCGTGTTTTTCAGCAAATCGCCGCCGATATTCGCCAGCGTTGGCCCGTCACCCATAGCGTGATCTACCATCGCACAGGACGTTTGGCGGTAGGCGATATTAGTGTCTTGGTAGCCGTTGGCAGCCCCCATCGTTCCGAGGCGTTTGCGGCTTGTCAATATGCGATCGATACGCTCAAACATAATGCTCCTATCTGGAAAAAGGAACATTGGGCTGATGGATCCAGTAGTTGGGTGAGTATTGGTGCCTGTGAGCAAGGGGATGGGGTCTGTTAA